The window CCATGTTCTCATTTGTTTTATCAAACGTCATTCCTACTCCCCTTAAGCAGTCCTGTACATTCCAAACAAATTGACCTGTTGTCTATCTATATATTGGAATTATTCAAATTATAGCAATAAACCAAAAGAAGAAGTGGGTTCATGAAGAAAATAAGGCAATTTCGTGAATTATTAGCATTTTGTGAACGTGAGATTCATTATTTTAGGAAAATTATACTCTTCGAACATAGGAATCAAACAGGAATTGTTCTTTTTCTCGATCAATTATTTCTACAATGCATCCATTTGCATACTTTTTAATTCTATGTTTTGGACTATAAAAATACGCATTATTTGTAATTAGCCATTCACTTAATGTCAGTTCACTCGCTGGTTGCTGCACGGTTAAAATACGTTTATGTCGAAGGATATCAGCCATTTTATAAAAACCATCTGATAATTCATAAGCAGATACATCAAAATTGAAAATGGGCGTAACAACCTGTCCAACATCAAAAATATGTATTGTCCGATTAGCCTCATCGATTGCTAACTCCACTGTGCTAATTTCATCGAATAGATTCAAGCCTCTATATTCCATTTGATAAATTTGCTCCATTGTAATGCCTCCTCTTTTTTAACTGTACTATTGTATCATAAAAAAAGTAGCCGTCTCAAAAGTCATTTGAGACGACTACTTGCTGTGTTGAAAAAAATCCACCACTTGTATCACTTACTTTGATGAAAGCAAAAAGCTTATCATCAAAACGAAAAGTTTACTCTTTATTTAGAGACTATTGCTAGTTGGCATACTACTTTAGCAATTGAATAATGAAGATTGATTTAGCCTTGCACACGTGTAATTTTCACATCTGCTAAAATGGTGTTCACTACCCAACTTGCAGCAATTAAACCTGCAACTGAAGGTACAAATGCATTGGAGGATGGAGGCATTTTCGCCTTACGAATGGCAGCATCAGGTTTCCCTACATGCTCCACGACATCTGGTCGTACGACAATTGGACTTTCATCTGAAAAAACGACAGTTATGCCTTTATGAATGCCGTCTTTACGTAGTTTTGTGCGAATTACTTTAGCTAATGGGTCTGTATGTGTCTTAGAAATATCTGCGATTTTAAAGCGTGTTGGATCCATTTTATTTGCCGCTCCCATACTTGAGATAATTGGGATATTACGCTTTAAACATTCCTTCATAATATGAATTTTATACATGACAGTATCACTTGCATCAATGACATAATCAATGCCCTGTGCAAAAAATTCCTCATACGTTTCTTCCGTATAAAACATATGCATATCAGTAACTTCACAATCAGGATTAATATCTGCAATTCGCTCTTTCATGACGCCAGATTTTGATTTTCCTACTGTTGAAAGATACGCAACTAATTGACGATTGACATTCGTAATATCTACATTATCCTTGTCCACTAAAATAATTCGGCCAATACCACTTCGTGCACATGCCTCTGCAGCAAATGAGCCGACACCGCCGACACCTAAAATGGCTACTGTTGTATTTTTTAATTTTTCGAGTCCCTCTGTGCCAATTGCGAGCTCGTTACGTGAAAATTGATGTAACATCTTACACTCTCCATCTATTGAAATTTTTATTAGTAAACCTAGTTACATACTAAGATAAAATCAAACCTATATTACATTTTATCACGATATACATCAAGTGAAAATTATAACGAAAAAAGTATTCCTAATTAATTTACTTTAGCTGTTAGGTAAATTCGGTGAAAATAGCGCTTTTACATGCAAGCATTTTAGAAGTAAATATCTTTCTTCTCAAGAGTACAGGCTGTGATAAGTCAGTCTTTACTTTTAAAAACCTTTTTCGCAACTGCAAGAAATTCTCTAACTGCAGGGGACGCTTCTTTTACAGAAGGACAAGCTAAAGCCACATGACGCCAATGGGTTAAATTTAAGGTACCTAAATGAATGTTTTGCTGCGTTTTTAAAAATAGCTCCGGGGCAATTGTATTACAATCATGCACTTCAAAACGAATAGTTGGGTGTATATTTTCTTGCTTAAACAAATTTTCAATATGCTTTTGATACATCCCTGTTGGCATAATAAAAGGTCCTTTTTGCAAATCTTGAATATTTATTATTTCTTGGTGTTTCAACATTTGATTACTCGGAAATGCTACAATCATTTTATCTTTAATAAGAGGTATTAATTCAGCAGTAATAATAATCCTGTCTGGAAAAAGCCAACCGCTTCCCGCTGACGAGCCAGCTAGCCTCCGCTTACTTGTGCCTGCCATGAATTTGAGAAAACTCGCTACTTGGGCATGGCGAGACACACAAACAGCGTAAGCAGCGCTCATAAGAGACACTGACTCTACAGACCAACATGTGTTATGTACAAAAAACCGCAGAAAAAACGAAAAGGTTTTGGAAATACTGGGCATTCCCGAAACCTTTTGTCTTCATGTTAAATTTTTATAGCAGCCAGTCACCTTAACTTCTCCATCGGTCATAGTTTTTTTGAAAAGCTTCTACAAAATAGGAATCTAGCTGAACATTCATTTGTTTAAAAGCTCCTATGACTGCCCCTCCAATTGGTTGTAAAACCGGTATCATAAATCGCAACGGTAGCGCATCTTCTTTTGCGAGTTGCTGTAATCTCAGTATAAAAAAGGCTGCATTGGTAAAGACTCCACCAGCTAAAACAACAGACACATCCTCTAGCTCCCATATCATGCGAGCGTAGCATGCTTTAATCGCCATATAATATTTTTCACATGCACCTTCAATGATGCTAACCGCAACATTGTCTCCCTTGACTGCCATATCAAAAACGTATTGACTTAACGGTGCAATCACTGTTCGTGGATGATCCTTACCATAAATACACTCTATTAGTTGCGGTACACGCTCCACGGAAAAGTGGTGCAATATGATATCCGTTAAGGCTGTTGGCTTTGCCCGCTGATCATAGCTTTGAAATACGGCCTTTAGTGCCTGATTGCCTAAATCATAGCCACTCCCTTCATCATCAAAAAGGTAACCCCAGCCACCCACACGATGATAATTCTGCTGACTATCGTAGCCCATCGTAATAGCTCCTGTCCCAGCAATTTGTACAATACCGTTTTGGCCCAGCGTACCTGCATATAGCGCTATTAAAGCATCATTTTCAATCACAACAGCCGTCGACTCGTCAACATACTGCCGAATAATTGCTTTCACTTTCTGCTCAGCTTGTCGCTCTTTCACCCCTGCCATACCTGCAAAACAACTATGTATTGCAGCAAACACTTGTGGATTTTGTGCCTGTATTTTTTGTAATAAATCATGAATCGTTGACTCAAAGCTCTGGACATCCATCGCAGTTGGATTGCTACGCGACGTAACTACTTTGCCATAAATACAGCCATGTTCGTCACAAATAACAGCAGATGTTTTCGTGCCACCACCATCAATTGCCAGTATATACATGCTCTTCTCCCCTTAAAAAAGGATTGAGCGCAAACGATTGTTGGCTCAATCCTCCTCCAGTAATCAATCATTTCGTAAAGCCAAATGACGCCCATGGTTGAATCTGTGTTATTAAAAATTGCTCTTCTTCTACAACTCTTGCAACTACATTTGTCGAGCCCGCATTCGGTATTTCCTTTAAGACTATTTGTAGCTCTCCTTTATAGCGAACATCCAAATTATTATCTATTGTGATATCACCTGGCTTCAAAGGATGCGTATCATGGATTTGGAAATCTCCATTTTTATACTTCACACGAGATTGTGTACTACGAATAACATATTCCGATACATCTCCACGATTAAAATGGGGCTCCTTAAATAAGATCGCTTCTTCTAAAATACTCGTTTCTGGCGCCTGCACAACTTTCAGCTCTAGCTTGTGGCGATTTAATTGCCCTAATGCCCGTATCTCTTCTTCCGAAGCATACATATTGCCGATAATACAATCATCGATTAAACCAGTGTGCCATAAATCTTTCGCTTGCACAGTAATTGGCAGATGACGATGCTCCTCTAATGTCGGTAAACCATGCTGTGTTTTTTCCCAAGGGCCAAACAATGCATGCTGAGATGAAATCATAGCAGCTGTTCGGATATGATTTGCCTTAAATAGTTTGGAGGTCTCTAAAAAATACTGACGTGAAAGACCTGTAAACTGTCTCGGATAAAAGTTATGGCATCCAATAATATTATCTTTATTCGGTTGGTAGGATAAAATATTTTCCACATACTTTGTGCCATTACTTATATTTAACTCTATTTTTAAATTACTAGCATCGAGTGACATAAAAGCTTCCTCTTGACCAGAGAACCCCATGTCTAAACGCAATGCCGCTAGATGATATTGCTCTTTGAAATAAGCTATCTCTTTATACGTTAAGCCAAGCTCCTCAAAAACTGCCGGTGCAATATCAGCAGAGATATCAAAGCCTAGTTGCTGCGCAAAAGCATTGATTTGTTGTAATTTTATTCGTTCATCCTCATTATTTAAGGACATCAGGCAGGTAAAAATACGATCAAAACCGTTGTCATGTGCTAGCTGCACATACTGTTTCATTTCTTCCAATGTACTATGCTGTGGATAAAGTGAAATACCTAATTGTCTCAATTCAAATACCTCCATTGCTAAGCTTTTACACTTCTACTTTTTGAACTTCTAATTCAGCATCACGCTTTTCGTCTTGCTTCGCTACACGGTTTGCCATCGCTAGGAAAGGTAAGTAAATACAGACAGCCACAACAATTAATACGACACTAAGCGCAGCCCCGCGCCAAGATTGCGTTGCTAAAAATCCATTAATAATCGGAGGTGTTGTCCATGGTGGCGCAACGATTGCCGCTGGAACCCAGCCCCACTTCGTTGCAAAGAATGCTATTGTAACATTAATCATCGGTGTCAAAATAAATGGTACAAATAAAATTGGGTTTAATACGATTGGTAAACCAAAAAGTAATGGTTCATTAATATTAAAAATCCCTGGTGCTGCTGATAATTTTCCAACGGTATTATATTGTTTATTCTTCCTTGCGATAATGAAAATAGCGATAATAAGTGCTATTGTCGTACCCGATCCACCCATATTGACGAAAGCATCAAAGAATGGTTTATTTACGATATATGGCGCTACCTCACCAGCTGAAATAGCTGCAACATTGGCGTCAATTGCTGGTAGATTAATAGTTTGCATAAATGGTTCGATGATATTAGCACCATGAACACCTAATGTCCATAAAAACGTAGGAATAAATGCTAAAAGTAATGCGGCAATCCATGTATTTGTTAAGCCCATAAATGGCTCCTGAATTGTTGCATAGAATGACCCCACAATATCAGGAATATCGAAGCCTGCCGAAATAATTGTACGCACTAAAGCAAATACACCAATTGTAATAATAGCAGGTAGTAATGCTGCAAATGATTTTGAAACAGCCGGTGGTACACCATCTGGCATTTTGATCAGAAGTCTACGATTCCCTGACAATCTACAAAATACTTCAGTGGAGAGTAATGCGATAATAATGGCTATAAATATACCACCTGTACCTGTTGTTAAGCCTGTCAAACCACCCTCACCAAAAGTACCAAAAGTCATATAACTCGAAAGACTGATGACCCCTGCAGCAAGCCCATCCTTGTCATAACCTTTTGCAAGATTGTAAGCAATAGAGAAGGCTAATAATAACGAAATAATTCCAAATGTTGCCCCCCACATATTGCCGCCCCATTGTGTCCAAGTTTCATGTTTCCAAATGGAGTCAAGTGCATTTTGATACAAGTCAATAGGTAAGTTATTAATTAAAACCGCTAGTGATCCTACAATTGTCAATGGCATTATCGTGATAAAACCGTCACGTATGGCAACTAAATGACGCTGATTGCCAACTCTTGCAGCTACCGGAACAAATTTTTCTTCTAAAAAACGGAACATTTCACACACTCCCTTTTGCTTTTTATTGTGACATCAAAATTTGATGCTACTCCCCTTTGATATGTTCATATAGCTCTATCATTTCTTGCGCTAAATCACGAAACGTAATGGCATTCATTAAATGATCCTGTGCGTGAATTAAGAGCATCGATACTTCCACTTTCTCTCCCCTTGCTTCTTGTGTTAACAAAGCTGTCTGTGAATGATGTGCTTCTGTAAGTGCTTCATTCGCCATGTTTATTTTTTCCTTTGCTTCACTAATACGCCCCTTTTTCGCTAACTGAATGGCTTCCATACATTCACTCTTCGTATTACCACTGTGCACAATCAAGCCCATAATGGCTTGCATCATAACTGTTTCTTCCATTAGTTAGCCCCCCTTATCCAATCAGATTTAATGCCTGTTTTAATACATTTTCACCATTCATCATGCCGTAATCAGCCATATTAATGACATCGATTGGGAAATTCTTTTCCTTGTATTTTGTCTCAAATGTCCCTTTTAAGTAACGCACTTGTGGGCCAAGTAAAAGTACATCAGCACCTTTATTTGCTAATACTTTTTCAACCTCACTTTCAGCAATAGCGTAAATATCCGCTTCAATATTTAACTCTTGTGCCGCCTTCTGCATTTTTGACACTAGTAAACTCGTACTCATTCCTGCTACGCAAACTAACATAATATTTTTCATCGTCTGCACTCCTTTTCTTATCTTAATTTGTCTGTTCGATTTTATGTCATGTTCCGATTTTTGGATGTCATGAAATCGCTTTCTTAAGTTGAGAATAGCACCAATTGGTATATACCACAATACACTTTTTACACTATTTCCCTCACTTTTAAAGTGGTTTGCAAATTGGGCTATCGCTTCATAACTTACTAATAAATGGATTAGCCTAACTGGTATAGTCCAGAAAAAAGTTTAAAAAATTTTCATATTTAAAAATATTCGTAAAATACTGGTTTGTCATTCGGAATTGCTCTCTGCCATTGATCTACCACTTCTTTTACAGGTTCTTTTTTCGCATAAATAAGTGCATCCTTAACCGAAAGATAGCCGACCATCATTGCCGAAAATAGATTGATTGGTAATGCTAGCATATGCTTATCCGGTATAGAATTTGCCTCGATTATGGAGACATTCCCCTCTTTATTTATTCTGTATACACATTCATTCCAAGTGCAAAAATCATCCTCTAGCACCACATATAATGGTTCTTGTATTTCCCTCCACGGATAACGCTGCATAAAAGCACAAGCATCCACTATTCTGATCATGACATCCATTTTGACATCTCTTTTAAATTGCGGTTCCTGAAATTGGAAGCCAAAATGATGGCCATTTGCAGTGATACCTTCGATTGTGTGTACACTCATTGCATGTGACGTGATAAAACGCCAGATTGCCTGTTCTGCCAGTATATCCTCTGCTATAAAATCATGAATCATAAACGTTCCATCATGGATTGTATAGCGAATATAGCCTGCTATTTTATCAGCTTGAAGATACGCGGCAAAATGGCTTTCAGGTGCTCTTCTCTCAATCCTTTTCCACCAAGCCTCGTCACGTAGCATACTACCATTGTTAACGAGCGCTTGCGTATTATGAAAACGCTGAATAGCTTGAAAAAGAGTTTCGTCTGGCCATTCAAAACTCATACGTTTTACCACATCTAATTGTTTTCCGAAGCTTAGAAACATGGCATGTGGAATAGAATAATGAAGTTTCTCAAAGAATAATTCCCAGCCAAAATAACGATAAAAGGATACGGAAAAAGGCGCTAATACAGAAATGAATTGCCCATTTTGTCGCATTTCCTTGAGCGCCTGCTGCATGAGTTTTTTTATAATCCCTTGCTGTCGATACTCAGGATAAGTCGCCACAAATCCAATACCACCCATTTTATAATTCTCACCATGTACCGTCATATTAAGCGGAAGAATGAATAGCTGTCCAACAACTTTATCCCCTTCATAGGCTCCTAGCGTTGTACTTTGCTCAATCCAATATTGAAAATCCGCCCGTCGAGCACCAATATATTTATTTGGAAAACAATAATCCCGTAGTCGATGTACTTGCATATAATCTTTTGGGGGAATTAATTTTATTTCCATAACTTATTCACCACCACCAAATTTTAGAATATTCAAACTATTAATCGTGGATTAACAGGAATTTCCTTACGTAATCTTCTACCTCAGAAGCTGTTGATAATATTAAAATACGTTCAGTATGTTGTATTAAGTCTTTCTGTGAATGCTTGGCAATTTGTGCGCGCGTTTTTAGAATAGAAGACGCAGTCATGGAAAACTCATCTAATCCAAACGCCAGTAATATCGGAATTGCTACTTCATCTCCAGCCATTTCGCCACACATACCCACCCATTTACCATGATGATGTGCAGCATCAATAACAGTCTTAATCAGCCTAAGAACAGCAGGATGGTACGGTTGATATAGATACGAGACGTTTTCATTCATGCGGTCCGTGGCCAAAGTATATTGGATTAAATCATTCGTACCAATCGAGAAAAAATCCACTTCTTTGGCAAATAAATCTGCAATCATTGCTGCTGACGGAATCTCAATCATGATACCAACTTCAATCGTTTCAGAAACGATGAAACCTTCATTTTGCAATAGTTTCTTTTCTTCAAGCAATAATGCTTTCGCCATTCTAAATTCATCTAATGTGGCAATCATCGGAAACATAATTTTCAAATTGCCAAAAGCACTTGCTCGCAGTAATGCTCGCAACTGTGTACGGAACATTTCTGGATGCGATAAACATATACGAATTGCCCGATAGCCCAAAAATGGATTCATCTCAGTTGGAAGTTGAAAATAAGGAAGATTCTTATCACCACCGATATCTAGCGTACGAACTATTGTTGGTTTGCCCTGCATTTTTTCAAGTACTGTTCTATACGCAGTGAACTGCTCTTCTTCATTTGGTAACTCTTGACGTTCCATGTATAAGAACTCTGTTCGAAACAAGCCGATGCCATCGCCACCCACACTAGTTATCATATCGACATCTTCTGGTTTCCCAATATTACCAGCAATTTCTACATGCAATCCATCAGCACTTATACTTGGTAGTGAACGAAATTGGTCGAACTCACTTTGCAACTGACTTTGT of the Lysinibacillus fusiformis genome contains:
- a CDS encoding tRNA threonylcarbamoyladenosine dehydratase, with the translated sequence MLHQFSRNELAIGTEGLEKLKNTTVAILGVGGVGSFAAEACARSGIGRIILVDKDNVDITNVNRQLVAYLSTVGKSKSGVMKERIADINPDCEVTDMHMFYTEETYEEFFAQGIDYVIDASDTVMYKIHIMKECLKRNIPIISSMGAANKMDPTRFKIADISKTHTDPLAKVIRTKLRKDGIHKGITVVFSDESPIVVRPDVVEHVGKPDAAIRKAKMPPSSNAFVPSVAGLIAASWVVNTILADVKITRVQG
- a CDS encoding LysR family transcriptional regulator substrate-binding protein gives rise to the protein MPSISKTFSFFLRFFVHNTCWSVESVSLMSAAYAVCVSRHAQVASFLKFMAGTSKRRLAGSSAGSGWLFPDRIIITAELIPLIKDKMIVAFPSNQMLKHQEIINIQDLQKGPFIMPTGMYQKHIENLFKQENIHPTIRFEVHDCNTIAPELFLKTQQNIHLGTLNLTHWRHVALACPSVKEASPAVREFLAVAKKVFKSKD
- a CDS encoding N-acetylglucosamine kinase, whose amino-acid sequence is MYILAIDGGGTKTSAVICDEHGCIYGKVVTSRSNPTAMDVQSFESTIHDLLQKIQAQNPQVFAAIHSCFAGMAGVKERQAEQKVKAIIRQYVDESTAVVIENDALIALYAGTLGQNGIVQIAGTGAITMGYDSQQNYHRVGGWGYLFDDEGSGYDLGNQALKAVFQSYDQRAKPTALTDIILHHFSVERVPQLIECIYGKDHPRTVIAPLSQYVFDMAVKGDNVAVSIIEGACEKYYMAIKACYARMIWELEDVSVVLAGGVFTNAAFFILRLQQLAKEDALPLRFMIPVLQPIGGAVIGAFKQMNVQLDSYFVEAFQKNYDRWRS
- a CDS encoding DUF871 domain-containing protein; protein product: MRQLGISLYPQHSTLEEMKQYVQLAHDNGFDRIFTCLMSLNNEDERIKLQQINAFAQQLGFDISADIAPAVFEELGLTYKEIAYFKEQYHLAALRLDMGFSGQEEAFMSLDASNLKIELNISNGTKYVENILSYQPNKDNIIGCHNFYPRQFTGLSRQYFLETSKLFKANHIRTAAMISSQHALFGPWEKTQHGLPTLEEHRHLPITVQAKDLWHTGLIDDCIIGNMYASEEEIRALGQLNRHKLELKVVQAPETSILEEAILFKEPHFNRGDVSEYVIRSTQSRVKYKNGDFQIHDTHPLKPGDITIDNNLDVRYKGELQIVLKEIPNAGSTNVVARVVEEEQFLITQIQPWASFGFTK
- a CDS encoding PTS sugar transporter subunit IIC encodes the protein MFRFLEEKFVPVAARVGNQRHLVAIRDGFITIMPLTIVGSLAVLINNLPIDLYQNALDSIWKHETWTQWGGNMWGATFGIISLLLAFSIAYNLAKGYDKDGLAAGVISLSSYMTFGTFGEGGLTGLTTGTGGIFIAIIIALLSTEVFCRLSGNRRLLIKMPDGVPPAVSKSFAALLPAIITIGVFALVRTIISAGFDIPDIVGSFYATIQEPFMGLTNTWIAALLLAFIPTFLWTLGVHGANIIEPFMQTINLPAIDANVAAISAGEVAPYIVNKPFFDAFVNMGGSGTTIALIIAIFIIARKNKQYNTVGKLSAAPGIFNINEPLLFGLPIVLNPILFVPFILTPMINVTIAFFATKWGWVPAAIVAPPWTTPPIINGFLATQSWRGAALSVVLIVVAVCIYLPFLAMANRVAKQDEKRDAELEVQKVEV
- a CDS encoding PTS lactose/cellobiose transporter subunit IIA — translated: MEETVMMQAIMGLIVHSGNTKSECMEAIQLAKKGRISEAKEKINMANEALTEAHHSQTALLTQEARGEKVEVSMLLIHAQDHLMNAITFRDLAQEMIELYEHIKGE
- a CDS encoding PTS sugar transporter subunit IIB, which translates into the protein MKNIMLVCVAGMSTSLLVSKMQKAAQELNIEADIYAIAESEVEKVLANKGADVLLLGPQVRYLKGTFETKYKEKNFPIDVINMADYGMMNGENVLKQALNLIG
- a CDS encoding GNAT family N-acetyltransferase — translated: MEIKLIPPKDYMQVHRLRDYCFPNKYIGARRADFQYWIEQSTTLGAYEGDKVVGQLFILPLNMTVHGENYKMGGIGFVATYPEYRQQGIIKKLMQQALKEMRQNGQFISVLAPFSVSFYRYFGWELFFEKLHYSIPHAMFLSFGKQLDVVKRMSFEWPDETLFQAIQRFHNTQALVNNGSMLRDEAWWKRIERRAPESHFAAYLQADKIAGYIRYTIHDGTFMIHDFIAEDILAEQAIWRFITSHAMSVHTIEGITANGHHFGFQFQEPQFKRDVKMDVMIRIVDACAFMQRYPWREIQEPLYVVLEDDFCTWNECVYRINKEGNVSIIEANSIPDKHMLALPINLFSAMMVGYLSVKDALIYAKKEPVKEVVDQWQRAIPNDKPVFYEYF
- the ptsP gene encoding phosphoenolpyruvate--protein phosphotransferase, with product MLEIQGIAVSEGIAFANAYCLMEPDLSFKKVTIVDVPAELKRFKAAVVQSKRELQEIYTIAHTKFGDEEAAIFAAHQLLLEDPEMLAAIEAKIHTGINAEYALDEASKMFIAMFEGIDNVYMQERTADIRDVSKRLLAHLLGVELTDMSHLSSDVIIVAEDLTPSMTAQIDTKYVKGFITDIGGRTSHSAILARTLGIPAIVGTKTATQIIKQGTPIIMDGINGKIILNATPEISQFYVRQQQIQSQLQSEFDQFRSLPSISADGLHVEIAGNIGKPEDVDMITSVGGDGIGLFRTEFLYMERQELPNEEEQFTAYRTVLEKMQGKPTIVRTLDIGGDKNLPYFQLPTEMNPFLGYRAIRICLSHPEMFRTQLRALLRASAFGNLKIMFPMIATLDEFRMAKALLLEEKKLLQNEGFIVSETIEVGIMIEIPSAAMIADLFAKEVDFFSIGTNDLIQYTLATDRMNENVSYLYQPYHPAVLRLIKTVIDAAHHHGKWVGMCGEMAGDEVAIPILLAFGLDEFSMTASSILKTRAQIAKHSQKDLIQHTERILILSTASEVEDYVRKFLLIHD